GAGACGGCTCAGAAGTACGTCCCTGCCAAGGAGGGCGAGCTGCCCAGCTTGGTTGCCGGCAGCAACATTGCTGGCTTCGTCAAGGTCGCTGAGGCCATGCACGACCAGGGTGACTGGTGGGCTTAAGCGGCTCTTCACGAATTTTTCTCCTCCgatgaattttttttttcttttttgatTCAAGTAATGGATTAGAAAAAGTGACGTTTGGCGTTTTGGGACTGGTGGTTACCATtgggtgttttttttatGTATGGGATGGATTGTACGGCATTGTTGATATCAAGCGGTAGTTGAGATATCCATCATAGCGAAGATGTTAGTGATAGTTTAAAAGATATCCGTTATAACCAATATTCTGCGGCGGTGACAACGCGTGTATGAATCACATATaccatggctggctggtcATAATTCTTGGGCACTCAAGCGGATGACAGAAAAaccgaggccaagaagaattCAAACCCCCAGTAGTTAGATTATACGCCTACAGGGGaagtagctgctatatctacatttccctaataactactactatatctacatttccctaGTAACTACTAGTcactactatatttatatttctttagtaactgctattatatttatgTTTCTCTcgtaactgctattatatttagATTTCTCTAGCAACTGTTGTTATACTTTTGTAGTAAAATTCGTATATTAGTTAAATATTAGTAGGTAGGTTCCTCTACAAAAGCACTACTCAATAAGTTGATGAAGTGCTTATATTACTGGATGTATCTACTTATTTACTCTacggtctcgctttttctgacctccgctTGGCACTCTTCATAAAGGGTAATATCTACTAATGTAATTGTAACTCAACGGTCTGCCAATTCAAACAAGTCCATTATCTATCTACTGGGTATCTATATTAGATGCACACTCCTACGGCCGACCCATCTTGATCGCAATCAACATCCTCTCAGAGTTTCAAAATCATTCTTCATCGGCTGACTCTCctgccagcagctgctcctTTATGCGCTGACTGGGCAGCCACCTATCCTCCGGAATGATCCACCACGAcacaatggcaaagatggtTACGGCACCCATGATGACGGGCGCATAGTTAAAGGTATCGCCCGTGACAGGGAACACATACGGCGAGTAAAGTACGGCGACGACCCAGCCGTTCCACAGAACGGAAATTGCCTGAAAGGGCTTGCTCCAACGGCCAAGGCTCCATGCTGGCTTGGGGAATGTCTTTGGTGTGAGGAAGAGCCGGCCGAGGCAGATAAGCCCGTAAGCTGCGGCTGAAGGAACACCGGCGGCGGAAACGAGAGAGGTAAAAGCCACGGAAGAGGGCAGGATAGTGCAAGTTATGATGGAGGCAACGACccagacgacgatgacggcgttgCGCGGCTGGCCGTCGACAACCTTGGAGACCCAGGATGACCAGGGGAGGACACCGTCTCGGGCGACGGCAAAGACGAGGCGTGACGCAGCAAGGACGGCGATGGCGGTATTCTATCGTGAGAAGAGTCAGCGTGAGATGTTATGGAGCGAAGAACAGATGCTGAAAGGGGAGTAAACATACAAACCACAGGGCGACAATGCAGACTACGTTCATGAAGATGTGGCCGCCTTGCCCAAGAATCACGGCGTATAGCGGCACGAATGGCTGCACACTTCCGTAGGAAAAAAGTGTATCGGGGTCAGGCTTTGAAGAAATTGCATGTCAGATGCGAACACAGCTCGATATTCATTCAATGGGCATCATAGAGAACTTACGgtgcagaagagaaagaggatCACAACGACGAAGCCGCCAAGCCCGCTGACGACGGTGCTCCAGAAGATGCCCCTGGCCGCAGTCACACTGGCATTGCGCGTCTCCTCGGCGACATGGCCAGAAGCATCATAGCCGATGAGGATGCCGGCAGTGGCGAGATATGAGAGGCACCAGTTCCAGCCAGGAGAAGCGCCAGTGCCATTATAAGTAGTCATAAAAGCATCATGTGCAGAGCGGAAGCCAATCGTGCGGACGGTGCCGATGGGCAGCCAGATCATGTTTAGGATGAAGTCGAGGAGGACAAAGCCAGTGGAGAGATAGAAGATCCATTTGAAGTATTTAGCTGTTTGGGACGTGTGAGTTCTTGATTTATGTGACTTTATAGCTTAAAGGAAATAGGGATGAGAGGAGCGTAGAGAGATATACTCACGGGGTAAAAGATTCCAGATCGCTGCGAGAGCGAGGAGGACTTCGGTGCAAATCCACTGGACGGCACGGAACTTGACATCGGAGGGATCTGAAGGGAAATCAAGATTAAAGACAACAATTTCCTATTCAACAATGTTAGTTATACATTGCCACCAGGCAGTATAGAAATTGACAAGACGTACCGACAGCATATAATTAACAGCTCCCTGTGTGTTGCCTGAGGTAATTCTTGTCAGCTACTGGactcttcatctcatctcagccAAGACATCTACAAACATACTTGCACAGAAAGTCGTCCAAGCAGTGGTACTCCACCATGCAACAATGTAGCCCAACAGGCGTCCATATCGAGGCCCGCCAGCCTCAGCCGCCCAGAGGTAGATGGACCCAGCAAGCGGCAGCGACGAGCAAATCTcggcgatgacggcggcgctgatgaagctgaagacgCAGGTCACGATGAAGCTTGTCCTATTGAGGGGAGAATCGCCGTGAGTACATGTAACAAGACGAGGCTGTCATCGCgatggggaggaggaggatgagtcTCACCAGTAGGCGAGATTGCCGCCGGCGGCGATGCCGGTTGAAAAGGTGACGCGGACACCGCCGATGAAGTACAATGCAGCTGTTTATGAGTGTGAGCTATTGACCCTTTGATGTTCCTTGTTTGGTTTGTTGTGAGTTGAGTGAGATGCATACCGAAGGTGGTTGAAAAATTGTGAAACAAGTTGAATGTTCTATGAAGCACCTGCAAAACAACCTCGTGTGAGATTTTCCAGCTACCTTTCAAAGGTAAAATGGATAGAAGTATTTGAACATACGGGCTTGTATCCGAGTTTCGTCTGTCATTACAGTGTTAGCACAAGTTTGACAACATCTCAAAGACTTTGCTTAATGTCTCACTAAAACGCGGGTATCCGCGGTTTCTTCGACGACACCTTCAACGTCGTGGGTCTTTGAGTCGGTAGGCGCATCGTGTATGACGGCGGGGGGCGCTGCTTCAATCATattctttataaaataattccttttattttcctttttattttattttttttaacaaAATTTCCTGAAAAtaagaggaaaagagaatagTCGTGAGCGAGTCGGGTAAAGAGTTGTTGCTTCCCGCTAAAAAATACTCCCAGCCTTGAAAGgattagaaaaaaaaaaaaaaaaaaatagctCGCCATAGTTGCGTTGAGATGTGATAGATACCCGTAGATAGCGAGCACAAGCTTAGAGTTCTCACTGGAGCCCGTCCCACGTGGAGCGGCCCAACAGCGCTTTCCCGCCGTATATTGCTCGTATGATGGCCGCCGGGGGTTCGATTCAACGCCCGGGTTCTTTGTCGTATCACCGACTCCACCAGCTTCAGAGTGGCAAGTTTTTTTCATTGTGAAATAGTTGAATTATCAGGAGATTTTGtatattcttcttcttttctggttGATATTTACCATTATGTGATCGAAAGATTCTTTATTCTCGTGATTTATATCCCAACAGATGATTTGACTTTGTGGTAGCGCGGTTGGCGCTCCGGGAgcagctctcttttttttttatcacGCAATTGCCGGGGTTATATCTCCGAGTCGACTTGGTTGGAATTTGCCGAGAAATGAGAAGCAACAATCTTGCAGATGTATGCAGAGAATAATTGATAATCCTACGCTACATGGCCTACCGAGTACGTATATCCAAGTGGCTTCAGGGTAGCCCAAGGCTGTACAAGACGAACTACTCTCACAATATGAGGATTGTGGTATTATACCACATCACTAAGAGGGCTGCGATATCGTTTACACCTGTTTTCAACATCATTCTAAAATCCATTATTTATTGCTTGTGCTTCTATAATCAAGGTTTTGGACATCGATCTGTCCTGAAAAGAACCAACTACATGTAACCATATCCCTTGCCCTACTAATAAGAAAACCATTACTCCACGCTCCACCATCTGCCTCGGCACTTGACGCGCATGCCGTCTTTCGACGACCCTGTTACGGCGTCAATAGTTCTTCCACAGACCTGCTCAACTTGAAGAGGGTTGCTTTCCAGgcatcaacaccagccaCAGTGTTTGAGTCTTCAGTTGCAACATCGCCCCCTCGTCAACATCGAGCCCAGCAATATGCGGCTCCAGTGCCCTCATCTGTCTTCCAGCATCGCTCTCCTTAGTCTCCCACGCCAAACTTAACAACGTATCCAGCGGCATTCCCAAATGATGAGCCAACCCGGCGGAATCAAATAGATGTGCATGCAAGCCGCGCATGTGCAGCCACTCCTCGTTTGCAACGGCGGCATATGTCGCTGCTCTCTCTTGGGGGGTTCTCGGCCTCTTGGTCACGGCACCAATGGCCTGGCCAGGAAGCGAAAGCGTGGTGCCCACGACGCCCAGGGCCGTTGATATTGGCAGAGAGATGGTGCCACCGATGAGGCCCATGGCAGCACCTATGATGTTGCCCCGTTTGGCATTGTCTGACACGTTCCTGCCAATGGACTTGGCGTGGGCAGCAACATTTCTGCCCAAGTTTTTGGGGCTTTGGCCAATGTGAGCAGCTACATCAGTGGCATGTGATAGGGCACGATCTGATATGGTGGCCGTCAGGAAGGCCGAGATGGTGGTCATGAAAGACCGCCATGTTTCCTCAGTAATTCCATAGCTGAGAAGAACAGGGGCATATGCCACTAAGAAAGGCGAGTCTGGATCCGGTTTGATCTGAGGAAAGGCAATGGTTCGGGcagcgctggagctgctgctggatgacCCGACCTTGTAGACTGGTGGAGGTGCAGTCACGGAGCgatctttgcctttgccatcgGTAGGGAAATTAAATGGTGAGGTAACGGTTGgggccaaggctgaggttCCGGCCGGCGGCTGCGGTGTTGATGCCGAGACTGTGGCAGAGAGTGAATGGGAGACGGAGAGCGAGGCCGAATCTGACGGCCCTGAGCGCGACTCTTCGTATGTCGGCACCGGGTCGAAGGGGATCACCTCTTGTGGAAGCTCAGCCGGTGCGCCGCGAGATTCTTCCGGCTCCGGCTTTGAGCCGCTTTCactttcgcttctttttcccatGACTAATAAGTAGATagaggatgagatgattgTACACTTGCTTGATCTTACGAAGCAACGGCGAGTCAGTGGTTTCTAGACTGGAATCAGCGAGGCGAAACCTTGATTTATTTGTTGTTTTGCACGACTGCTGGTGATGTGTGTTTAGTGGCTATGCCAGTTACGTCACAGCCTACTAAGTCAGTTTAGTTGCTTGGAGGCACTGACGATACAACATCAGCCTTTCGGCGGTGTCTTTTGGCCAACCGCATTCCTGCAAGCCGCCTCAATGCTTGCGAAGCATCTGCCGCTGCGCCACGGATGCCTCGCGGACAAACATCGGCTCTGCCGACCGCCTTTGGGTCTTGGACCCCTTGCATTGAGACTCCTGAGCGAAGGAATGGGATCCTGAGTTCTAgacggagcagcagcgcggCTATTCTGGTTTGGGGTAGCGGCTGGATGTGTGGCGTgggatgatggagattgcGGCATCGCTTTCGTTTTGCTGTGCTGACGACGAGGTGAGCGGCTTTGCGTGCTGAGTCATTCCATCATTGTTTCTAGCGGTAAACGAGCTGATATTGGCCTGGTCTTGTGTTGCTTTGATTGTGGGTGAGGGAGGCAAAAGTGAGACAACTCGTCAAGTTATCTAGCGAGACGAGGAGGCGTCAATGCCTTGTACTTATACGCTGGAGATGCAACAATCTAGGAGCTTTGACAAGCATCACCAGCTtgaggtacaggtactgccatctccagccagAGCCTTGCCTAACATCAAGTAACCCATACCGCTACTTGTCAGCCGGGGTTAGTGGCTTTATTAGTGGAGACTCCTGTCCCGTTTAGGAATTTGCAGCTCTTCAGTTGAGCTCCCGCGATTGGCCAAACCCCAGAACCGCAGCCCCGGTTAACTCGGTACTTATGATTTCCACATCGCCATCCCGGTCAACCTCAACTCTGGCGAAACATCACAGGTGACGCTCCTTTAAGCTTATTCATACGCTATTTCCAGTGGCTTCTGACACTTCTCTTGCAGTACGAGTGAATTAATGGCTGCGGGCAAGCCCCTAGCAAGCCCAGTCAGACATATCTACCGGTCTACACCTTCCCACTTGGTCTTCCTCGAGAAGCCAAGTGTCTCTGCCAACTTCGTGACGAAAGACTCCGGACATGATACATAATTTCATCCAGAGAGtggacgacaacgacgacatGCTGCACCAACCGCTTACCATTACCAGGCCGTCTATTTCTCGGTCAGCACGgtcttcttcaagcagctcgaCCGTCCACTCCTCCCCCGCCGCAACCACCGTTATCAAGCCCAGTTCATCCGTAATCAAGCTCCAATTCATCAACACAGCTCACCCCAGTGAATCTACCTCTGCCAAACGCATCAGCCAGATCCGGTCTCACGTAGCCAAGGACTCCCATGCCCGGCGCCGCCAGCGCAAGGCGTCGTGCAAGACCGGCAAGGCCTGctgttcatcatctgcaaCTGCAACTTCAGCCGTGGCTGCGGATTCGCCCGCCCGGACCGAGAGCCCGGACGACTCCACCTCCACAAAGAAGGCGGTTGCACTGCCAGTTAGAGCACGGCTCCCGCAGTCTTCGTTTCTCGATGGAAAGGAGGGGGCGCTCTCCCGGGGTTTTCGGAGAATTGCACCAAAGACGGGAGCCCTGAATCGGAATGCGGAGGTGCCTTGCCCGCGGCAGATGATTGGCGATGCGAGGAGGGATGTGTGGAACGGGGCCTTTGCCTGGGATTTGACGGATGACGAATACGCAACGTTTAATTTCTGTAAGTGTAAACACCCATCACCCAACACCAATCAACCAACACTGTTACATCCCCCTTcttcatgtacatgtatgtccGTGTCCTATCGCTCCCTGCGCCGATCTGCCTGTGGAGTATTTCCTATTGCTACCCACTGCACTACCGTGTACTCGTGCTGTACGTGATGGGTGCATACATGTCACAGCACCCCGATATTGTGGACTACCTCTGTTTTTACTTCATATACTGCTTAAACGGGTACACACATGCGCTGACCTTGTCTCCAACTATCAAGACTTGGATTGGGTTCTCAAGTATGGCTATGAAATCTGCTTCCCCCGCGACCAGGTTGCTACCGTCATGAAGCGCATGAAATCATCCTATGTTCCCTTTGCCATCAAATACCCTAGCCTCCTCGCCTGTATTTTCTACATTGCCTATCACAGGCGCGCCCTCAACACGAAAGACCCGGAAGAGGCAGCCAAGTGTTACTTTATGGTAGAACGCTACCGGCTTGCCTGCATCGAATCTATGAAGAGGGCAATCGAGGGTGAAGAGCGGCCGACGTATCAGACTATTACGCTGGCTATGCAGTTGTGTTCAGAAGCGGTAAGTCGTCATCCATCTCGTATCACACCGTTGTCAGCGG
Above is a genomic segment from Trichoderma breve strain T069 chromosome 6, whole genome shotgun sequence containing:
- a CDS encoding amino acid permease domain-containing protein; this translates as MIEAAPPAVIHDAPTDSKTHDVEGVVEETADTRVLTKLGYKPVLHRTFNLFHNFSTTFAALYFIGGVRVTFSTGIAAGGNLAYWTSFIVTCVFSFISAAVIAEICSSLPLAGSIYLWAAEAGGPRYGRLLGYIVAWWSTTAWTTFCASNTQGAVNYMLSEIVVFNLDFPSDPSDVKFRAVQWICTEVLLALAAIWNLLPPKYFKWIFYLSTGFVLLDFILNMIWLPIGTVRTIGFRSAHDAFMTTYNGTGASPGWNWCLSYLATAGILIGYDASGHVAEETRNASVTAARGIFWSTVVSGLGGFVVVILFLFCTPDPDTLFSYGSVQPFVPLYAVILGQGGHIFMNVVCIVALWFNTAIAVLAASRLVFAVARDGVLPWSSWVSKVVDGQPRNAVIVVWVVASIITCTILPSSVAFTSLVSAAGVPSAAAYGLICLGRLFLTPKTFPKPAWSLGRWSKPFQAISVLWNGWVVAVLYSPYVFPVTGDTFNYAPVIMGAVTIFAIVSWWIIPEDRWLPSQRIKEQLLAGESADEE